A segment of the Argopecten irradians isolate NY unplaced genomic scaffold, Ai_NY scaffold_1243, whole genome shotgun sequence genome:
ACATGTTCCGTCCACACAACTTAACTGATGCAGTTAGAGATTGCCACAGTGACATGTCCCGTCCACCACTATCTTACCTGATGCAGTTAGAGATTGCCAAAGTGACATGTTCCATCCACACAATGCTTGGGTCTACGGCAGTTCCAACCAGTTATACTGAGACAATCACTTAAAGTGGTGCAGGCTGCAATGTTATGTCATATGCTGGTTAGTGTCATCTTACCATTACGGTACCTTACAATTACGATCTTGACTAACTGTGCTACATGATAGACTCCATAATAGTTAAttattgttttctgtttcaCACACCAGTGTGAAAAAAACGTCAGCGTCATCTCTTTTGATTAATTTCGATTGATTGCACGCGGCTTTTTAATTTAGACTAAATTTACATGttgcattatatttacattgcaCTTAGAAGGTAATTGCTTATGTAAAGTTTACCCCTGAAGTATAACTGTTAAAagaatattggctctctatttCGGCACTATATTTTACTCCGGAAAGACATGTGTATGCCGGAATgtcatcaaaatttaaaaaaaaaataaaagtaaacttATAGGATAGAAGAGTTCCATAACGGATGActgtaatttattatttttatctaaacTGTCGTTagctaattttcaaatttaaaaaagataCGAGCTTTTTCAAAAGTTGTAAACCGTTTACTACAGTTTGATATACTTAAATAGGTTATCAACATTAACTTGTTGGGGAACCTTTGTATCTATTTACGGTCGAAAATAAaattggattttaacatttaaaatactGCAGATGTCTTTTTTTCTATCAATATCTATGATATACATACTGTGGTCGGTGTTCAGTTCACAGGTACAGATAGTATTCACACATGCTTTATGACTGACATTATCACAGTTTGTGGACGTACAGCCGCTGATATCAGTGCCGGTACAGCTCTCACCATATACACTCACTATAACGAAAAAGATTAAGAAAATTAATAAAGTTGTGGTCGGTATAGTGTACAGGGCTGGGGTCTAAGACAAGTTTTAAACAGTGAGGTATTTATAAGGGATGTAACGTGTAGGATTATGTGACATGAAAAGACCGGTGATGACCATAAAAAGTCGGTTCCAGTTGAATATGATCTGTGATACAAACACATTGAGTTAAATCCGAAGTTTTCCTTAGAGGACGTCCCTTATgtaataataaacatttaattttactacattatacatacatgtataccgtTTCGTTCTTGTAAGGCTCTTCTTTGATAAGTGATATCATAGCGAAGTCAATATGGAAGGTCACTGCAGAATGGTTCTACAAATGTGTGATCACTAGTGTTCAAATCAGGTTCAAAGATtcgttttattttaaacaatacaGTAGTCAGAAAATTGTTTCTATCTCAAATGGTAAACGAAGATGTCATTTGTAACGTCGCCTCTGATTGGTTATGACGTGGCCATTTTTGCGAGTGCTTAATATCGCGATTTCCAAACGTAGAAGTTTCGCGGTGATGTATATTTCCGCGATAGTCCTTACAcagtgttcgtttctaatataagtataagtataatactggtcaaggtctataaccgccggccatataacactacccaatttcagaaaaaacccatgattattaaccaaccgtatagtaaacatataataataggaatactctcctTCGAATctgacagccagataatttatttttattttgattggtatatatgatacaatattatATGCCGTAaaaaatgtcactaggtatccaaaaACATTTACGGAAAACAGTTTAGTATTTCAACTGGTACACTGTAGTGTCCTCCGATATTCTgtaacacgccagggctctaatgggttaGCTCAAAATACCACTGCATGAAACATTCAGCGTCATGAATGAaatttggtagaaaacaaacttttcCGGTTAGTAAATCCAggataaataccatccatttgcctaacTGTAGCCTTTGAAATTTtagattgaaaaataaaatttatgtctCTAACCGCCaatgtaagtatgtgtgcagtagatttgttttaatCGGCGTATCGTGagattggctctcgaaaattaattgaccaatcaactaATTAGAGAAATCTtcaaatgtactacacacatatcaacatgacggctagagacacacattttttcaatcggaatttcaaaaggctgtatttGCAAATAGATGGTACATATAGAtaaaacactaacataccggtaagtttgtttatttaccaaactttaattcctatgaagctgaaaattagttgacatgcagtggtttttgaactacccattagagccctagcgtttttatcggaggacaccacagtcaGTCGTTTCATTGTTGAAATCTGGCTTTTTCCGAAGTCATGTTTCTGGAATTTACCAGAAGACACAAATTTATACGgcattatatattgtatcatataccacaatttcaaaaattttatcTGGCTctcgattgagagtatttctATTAAAGTGGTAATCCTATACATTGGATTAATAATCATCAGTTACAactttttactgaaatttgggtagtgttatatggccggggTCCGATTTATAAGACCTTGATGTTATTTCCGCGATAGTCTTACAACATCTTCAAGCTTTTGGGTACATGGTTCATACATTCCCAAAATATTACGCGCGGAGGAAAGTTTCGCGATCAAGCGACCTTCGCCGTTATTAGCGGAAATTTCCCCTCACGTAAATATTCACTTTTACAGAATGATATGGagtcaaataaatatattcaagaTACTCGCGATcgtttacattaaaataatgataaccATAAACGGTAAAACTCACCACACACAACTGCGAGTACGAGAAGTATCAATGCGGCTTTCATCTTGAACTAGTACGGTGTAATATGATGTACACTACTGCGATATCGGAGGTAAAAGATAAGCTGACTCTCTGACCTTGTTCGTCTTTATGCGACACCAGGGTCACAGGGGTCAGGCTCAACCAATCATTTCGGGGTAATTTTTGACAATCTTTGGAAATTACTGGAAATATCTCCGATATGTTGCGATTTTaccttaaaatatttgttttatccaATGCTAAACCAGCAACATTTGCGTTCATGTGtggttttttaatgtaaatattgcatACGATGGCATTTTTACTCTTATACATATGCACCATATTGTCATAGGGTTATCGTCGTCAGGGGCACTCCAACTCTGGATTGTTTCAGTTATGGAGAAAACAACAGACCAATCACAATGCTATGCAGACTTCCTTGGAAGATTATAAATTGGAGATCGCAGTATACcgttattcaattcttttgatgcACATAAAAGGACCAAATTACCTCCTCATCTGTTATCACACACAGAGCctttattttttgtatgaaatactccagggatggatataacgacagcgaaagtaacccctggaatatcgaagaTGACGTAAAAGGGTCTCGCAGAccgcgatttttttttttattgtacactcagatttttgtgttatatctccaggGTAACATAAGATGGATATCTATTCCAAATTTAATCGACAGCGATTCAATTTACTAACCACAATCTCTTCAACATTAACCCCTGGAATCATTTGTGGAATATTTTGTCGGAAgaacgtaaaaaaaaaaattaagattaaCTTTAAATTTAAGCGAAAATATAACGGCGAGACGcgccattttttataaaaaaggGTTTCATAAAGTAAATTCTGCACAGGCCAAAGTATGTTTGCTCGGTACagatattaatataatttaattataatattttattgtatcaatTTCCTGTGATCAGTCTGTCCCCATTCGTGATCAACACATACGAAGTCTAATCTTATCTCCTATAATGTAAGTTTAATCGTGCCATCAGTGAACGTGTCGGAGATAAGCAGACATTTACTGACGATTCAAACCAGAGCAACACATATGTACGCTTCTCATTTCGTTCGTGACATTAAACCATGTCTCGTGAGATTTTTGGACTATCCTAGAATCACATTCCTTGTAGTATGTTCTTTAACATATAATCTAAGTACATATCATTGGGTATATAATTCAGTTGTTCTACAAATACTCTAGTTTTCTCTTCTTGAATATGACATACTACACCAATTAGACCAGGGTAGTCAAGTCTCAAACTATATTAATTCCTtcttagtttaaacaatatttattcaaataaattttacttaaagtaGAGAGATatttctctctctatatatatattattttttctccGTAGTACATTAAGTgtttaatatagaaatatactgtcaatagacaattaattttatagttacttttcaATTAAGTGATAAATCTATATGATTTACGTATACATCTACTGcagacatttaaaataataattttgtgataGTAAATGTAAAGTTATAATTATGAATTGATTATGTGATTTGACAAGTTATATTGATTGAAAACCCCAgtggaaaaaaaacaagaaatctATACAAGAATATGAATTACTAAAATCTTTTACTGTAAAAGATGAACTTCTGTACCGAAACAAAAATTTCCtcgttcattttattttcaaatgaaggATCACCCCATAAAAGGATATTTAAATCGTTAACgatattatatttaattctTGCCTATAGGATTAGGCCTTTTCCTAATATAAAGTCAGCCCGCGTTACCATTTTTCAAAAAACATGAAATCGTAGGACAGATTTATTAGGCAAAACAAAAACGCCTTCGAGGAAGACAGTAGGGCTAAATAGTCCgttaaacctgcctatattatcaTTAGGTCCTAGCCTAGAATAGTCCGTTAAACCTGTTCCTAGCCTAATAGTCCCTTAATAAACCAGCTATATAGCTTTAGGTCCTAGCCTAATAGTGTCCGTTAAAACCTGCCTAAATATCATTAAGGTCCCCAGCCTAATAGTCCCGTTAAAACCTGCCTAATATATCATTGGGTCCTACCTAATAGTCCgttaaacctgcctatatataattagttttccTAGCCAAATAGTCCGTGAAACCTGCCTATATATCATTAGGTCCTAAGCCTAAAAGTTCCGTTAAACCTGCCGTATATATCATTAGGTCTCCTAGCCTAATAGTCCgttaaacctgcctatatatCATAGGTCCTAGTCCTAATATCCGTTAAACCTGCCTTATATCATTTAGGTTCCTAGCCTAATAGTCCGTTAAAAACCTGCCTAATATCTTAGGTCCCTAGCGTAATATTCCGTTAAAAAAACCTGTGCTATAAAACATTGGGTTCCCTAGCCTAATAGTCCGTTAAACCTGCCTATTTATCATAAAGTCCTAAGCCAAATACCCCGTAAAAACCTCCTATATATCATTAGGCTCCTCTCCTAATAAGTCCGTGTAAAACCTGCCTATTATATCATTAGGGGTCCTAATAATATATAAGCAGGTTTAACGGACTATTAGCCCTACTGTCATCcacgatactccaggggttccgatcacatacgatctctacacccctggattatctcataataaaactgaaggcagctcccTGGACTTTCTTACAATAAAACTGCAGCTCAGgtgaacaaatctgaaccaatcacaggcctacaaaattttctttgaagaaTACAGAGAGAGCATTGCCCGACTTCAACgctacacagtcaaccacagtgtacagttatacggctcttttgatgtacaacAAAGTTTTGAATCTTCCTAACATACTAATAAATCACAAATTTATTTTAAGTTGTAAAAAGGGTttccaaaatatatatactgctcTGATTAAAAATTAAGTAATACCTACTGTTCAAAACAAACggaatcaaaattttgaaattgttcgAGATGAACTGGGACTTTTAATGCTACTACTAGCTCCAAACTTTAATGGTTGTAATTCAGAATAAATGACAGAATCACATGGATCTGAGAATCAGTTACATATTATATTAGTTTGGACCAACCAGAGTGCCCCAAGACTATTTTTAGATGTATagggtctagatcaaaaataggtaaaaatatcatattctaCATATAGTATTATATACGAGAATGGTGGTAAGCTCTCGGACTTAAAATTTGTAACCCACCTGcctttagcggctataaaaacatatttctaaCACATCTTCATAAAAACGGTTGCTGCCGTTGCAAAAAGCGATTATTTTcgtttcaaaatcatcctacacatctcTACAAAATGCCGTCACTAAGACAACTGTAGCCCTAAGTACGTTGAAATGCGTGATTTAAAATAGTTCTTCAAATGTAACATCCATTACATTTGACTTTCATGTATCTtctgttcatgttgtgtcttgtacataattttgaaaaaaaaattaataaaaataaatttaaaaaaaaaatgtacaccAAAGGACTAAATTGCCTGTTCTGTTGTCTCCATATTTACCATGAGGTATTCCAGGCGTGTAGAGAtggtaagtgatcggaaccctggAGTATGGAGGATGCCCTACTATATAACATGGGATATTTGTTGTATACAATGTCCGTCGTTTGCGTGGATACTTACAACGAATATCAAACTACGAAATTAGTTTATCATATGATATCAGCTTACTACGAATATTTCAACCCACAACACCATTGTAAAACTCCAAACCAGAAAGAAAATATCCATTAAAAGTCATAGAGTACATATAATAACTATAATATGTACTCTATGACTTTTAATGGATATTTTCTCCCAAGCCATCGTTGAATTTCCATATCAAGGCTCTTCATATTATTGTCGAAATCGTTTAATGTAATCCAATTCTTCCTATCTCGAAATCAATGTCGCTAGACACGGTCCCCTGTATGGTACTGTAGTGCTGCCTGATATACTCGAATTCGTTTCGCCACGTCCCTAGTATGGTAGATTTCTCCGAACATATTAATGTTGCTTTACTATTGTAGAAGACAATTCCTAGTCGCTAGACAGTCCGATGCATTGTAGATTGCGAGTGTCTGGTATTAATGTTGATACATATTCTCGAATTCCTATCGCTAGACTTTGAGTTTCTCTGTGTAGTCCGTAGAGACGGTGTTAGTATAGGTAGATTACCGAGATGCTGGTAATCTCTTAATGTTGATAAGCATAATCTCGAATTCCTAGTCGCTAGAGACGGTCCCTGTATGGTAGATTCCCGAGTGCTGGTATTAATGTTGATACTAATCTCTCGAATTCCTAGTCCGCTAGAGACGGTCCCCTGTAAATGGTAGATTCCCGAGTGCTGGTATTAATGTTGAATACTATTCTCGAATTCCTAGTCGCTAGACCACGGTCCCTGTATGGTAGATTCCCGAGTGCTGGTATTAATTGTTGATACTATTCTTCCGAATTCCTAGTCGCTAGACACGCGTCCCTGTATGGTAGATTCCCGAGTGCTGGTGTTTTAATGTTGATACTATCCTCGAATTCCTAGTCGCTAGACACGGGTCCCTGTATGATAATAGATTCCCGAGTGCTGGTATTAATGTTGATACTATCCTCGAATTCCTAGTCGCTAGAGACACGGGTCCCTGTATGGTAGATTCCCGAGTGCTGGTATTAATGTTGATACTATCCTCGAATTCCTAGTCGCTAGACACGGTCCCTGTATGGTGTAGATTCCCGAGTGTGGTATTAATGTTCGATACTAGATTCCTCGAATTCCTAGTCGCTAGACACGGTCCCTGTATGGTCCAGATTCCCGAGTGCTGGTATTAATGTTGGTACTATCCTCGAATTCCTAGTCGCTAGACACGGTCCCTGTATGGTAGATTCCCGAGTGCTGGTATTAATGTTGATACTATCCTCGAATTCCTAGTCGCTAGACACGGTCCCTGTATGGTAGATT
Coding sequences within it:
- the LOC138314041 gene encoding uncharacterized protein, which produces MKAALILLVLAVVCVSVYGESCTGTDISGCTSTNCDNVSHKACVNTICTCELNTDHTCTTLSDCLSITGWNCRRPKHCVDGTCHFGNL